From Rhodococcus sp. B7740, one genomic window encodes:
- a CDS encoding DUF7352 domain-containing protein, whose protein sequence is MSNIFNVFRYSIPVTDSEFFLPLSPNSVVLSVADSRNRPTDYVDVWVRVPKADRYATETGRYAVFRIAGTGHDVEAEDATHFLGTVVTALGLVWHVFYRFETSTDGMAIR, encoded by the coding sequence ATGTCCAACATCTTCAACGTATTCCGGTACTCGATCCCAGTCACCGACTCGGAGTTCTTCCTACCCCTGAGCCCGAACTCGGTGGTGCTGTCGGTCGCCGACTCCCGTAACCGCCCGACCGACTACGTCGATGTGTGGGTGCGGGTGCCCAAGGCCGATCGCTACGCCACCGAGACGGGACGGTACGCGGTGTTCCGTATCGCGGGCACCGGACACGACGTCGAAGCCGAGGACGCGACCCACTTCCTCGGCACCGTCGTCACCGCCCTCGGGCTGGTGTGGCACGTCTTCTACCGCTTCGAGACCTCGACAGACGGGATGGCCATCCGATGA
- a CDS encoding DUF6551 family protein, translating to MTTPTSFPMAVAVTDLFVDHTYQRDCDVKRVRKIAAEWDPRLVGVLDVSDRGDQAHPRFAIINGQHRWAAAGMRDPDAHLVVNVHTGLDVAGEAKLFDDIDRKTKPISTWDRWRARKASGDPDVTVIEDAVTQLGLEINPRPGPKNLRCITSLEKLLRKGGQSLVVNTLFLITDTWPPSQDALEGAIVAGVGILLESFDDVEAGATFKTGRLADAMTEMTPRQIRAQAQSLREFESGSLATMVAVVLVRLYNRERGPKLDEKAIRG from the coding sequence ATGACCACACCGACCTCGTTTCCGATGGCCGTGGCCGTCACCGATCTGTTCGTCGACCACACCTACCAACGGGACTGCGACGTCAAGCGAGTCCGCAAGATCGCCGCCGAATGGGACCCGCGCCTTGTCGGCGTCCTCGACGTCTCCGATCGCGGTGATCAGGCGCATCCTCGTTTCGCGATCATCAACGGTCAACACCGCTGGGCCGCAGCAGGTATGCGCGACCCCGACGCGCACCTCGTCGTTAACGTCCACACCGGCCTCGACGTTGCGGGCGAAGCGAAACTGTTCGACGACATCGACCGCAAGACCAAACCCATCTCCACGTGGGACCGCTGGCGGGCCCGCAAAGCGTCCGGCGACCCCGACGTCACCGTCATCGAAGACGCAGTCACGCAACTCGGGTTAGAGATCAACCCCCGACCCGGACCGAAGAACCTGCGCTGCATCACCAGCCTGGAGAAGCTACTTCGCAAAGGCGGCCAATCGCTCGTCGTCAACACACTGTTCCTGATCACGGATACCTGGCCCCCGTCTCAGGACGCACTCGAAGGCGCGATTGTCGCCGGCGTCGGAATCCTTCTCGAGTCGTTCGACGACGTCGAGGCTGGTGCAACCTTCAAGACCGGGCGGCTCGCCGACGCGATGACAGAGATGACACCCCGTCAGATCCGCGCGCAGGCTCAGAGCCTGCGTGAGTTCGAGTCCGGCTCTCTCGCAACGATGGTCGCCGTCGTGCTGGTCCGCCTGTACAACCGCGAACGTGGACCGAAGCTCGATGAGAAAGCGATCCGCGGATGA